The genomic window TCTCTCGAACCGCGCGATCTTGGAGAACCCCGAACCCTTCTTCATCGGTTTCGATGCGGGCCAAGTTGTCGTGATGTCTTACACGTACCTGGCGGAGTCCCAAATCTAGAAGAAGTTGTTCCGCCTGATCCACTCTCTTCAGCCGCTCCTCGGTGATGCTTTCCCCGTAAGGAAAACGGGAGGAAAGGCAGGCAAAAGACTGTTTGCTCCAGGTAGAAAGCCCCATCTCCCTGGAGAGGGCGCGGATTTCTGCCTTGGCCAGCTCCGCGTAGCGCAAGGGGCTTTTGACTCCTTGCTCTTGAACCGCGATCAAACCCGGCCGGTAGTCCCCATTGTCGTCCATATTGGAACCCTCGGCGACATTGGCAATATGGTGTCCCCGCGCAACCTCCCATATTTTCGTGAACAGCTCGTTTTTGCAAAGGTAGCAGCGGTTGGTGGGGTTCTGTGAGAACCCCTCGATATCGAGTTCCTCGGAGTCGCAGATGACGTGTGTGATGTTCTCCCGCTCGCAGAAGGCCTTCGCTTCGTTGAGTTCGCGAACCGGAAAGGAACAGGAGCGCGCCGTAACGGCCATAGTTTGGGAACCCAGCACATCGTGAGCCGTCTTAAGCAAAAAAGTGGAGTCCACACCTCCAGAAAAGGCCACGGCCACGCTTCCCAACTGGAACAGATATTCTTTCAATGTTTCGTGCTTCCGGTGGATCTCCCTATCGTCTTGATTAAAAACCTCATTGAAAACCTTTTGCAGAACATCCATAAATGAACCCAACCTCCTGTGCCGTGATGGGCACCTATGCAAAAAAATTTTTCGGCATTCGTGACTATACCCGTTATTTTACCTCTTTAAAAAATTATCTGGAATTCAGGATTATATACAATGATATACAATTGAGACATACCTCCGAACTCATCCGGACTCATCGGAAAGCCCAAATGTCATCGACAAGCAAATGGTCGAGAGTTTTGATATGCTTCTTCAAAATCCCATCAGTTCTCATATTGGGGCGCATATCACAGTTTGGGGCGCATATCACAGTAATAAACTCCGTCGAGAGGATTCAGCCTGCCCAATGGACAATTTGAGATAAAGTCATCTGATCGACTCTCTCCTTTTTGCGT from Synergistaceae bacterium includes these protein-coding regions:
- the larE gene encoding ATP-dependent sacrificial sulfur transferase LarE, translating into MDVLQKVFNEVFNQDDREIHRKHETLKEYLFQLGSVAVAFSGGVDSTFLLKTAHDVLGSQTMAVTARSCSFPVRELNEAKAFCERENITHVICDSEELDIEGFSQNPTNRCYLCKNELFTKIWEVARGHHIANVAEGSNMDDNGDYRPGLIAVQEQGVKSPLRYAELAKAEIRALSREMGLSTWSKQSFACLSSRFPYGESITEERLKRVDQAEQLLLDLGLRQVRVRHHDNLARIETDEEGFGVLQDRAVRETLYAQFKRIGFAYVSLDLLGYRTGSMNETLSL